Genomic DNA from Candidatus Hydrogenedentota bacterium:
GTGAAGTAAGCCAGTCTTCACACAGCGCTTTCCTGAATACGCCGCCTTGATAGGTAAGCTGATCGTAAAAATTTGAAGAGGCGACCAAAATAGATTGACAGGAGATTCCCGAAGTTGCCGCGGCCATCAAGATTTGGGTGATCCCCAAAGCAGAGCCGCCGCTGGTGCCGATCTTTCCGTTGCACCACGGCTGTTCTTGGATCCACTGGATCAAATCTGCTCCGTCTTGAAGCGCTCCCCAGCCATCATCAAAAAAAGTATTTTCAGTTCCTTCACTGTCGCCACGACCGCGTGAATCTTGACTAACCAATACATAGCCTCGTTTATTGCTCGCACGGCCCAAGGCTTGCATACCTTTACGTCCGTAGACAGTTCGCACGACCACAACCGGATAGCTTTCATCCTCTCCCTTTGGTATGTAAACGTCAGTGGCCAATTTAACCCCGTCCCGCATAGCGACGAAATGAGTTTCCCCTTGCGGCCGTTGCGCGGCATAACAGCAGGTTCTGAAACAGTCACCGGTATTGAGGGTTCCGGAAAGGAGAATGAGCAAGAGAAGGTTAAAAAGATACAAATAGCGTTTCATAGGCGTCTCTTTTCTGCGTCGTTTGGAAAATGCTTTACCAAAGTTCTTGTTATTTCAACACGGTTGGGTTTCAATCAGCCGGTCTTAGTGAACAAATTCATAAGGGAGCAAGCTCCGAATGATTACAGGAACAATTTCATTGTCTTTGCCATGGACACGGAATTCATACTGCGTGTTGGGTTCCAATGGAAAATCGACTGTAATTTGCTGTTTGTTCTTTAAATCCTCGTGATAACGCAACTCGCTTCCCTCGAAAATTTGGAAACGAAGCGCATCATTATCGCCTTCAGGGCGCACTGCAATTTCTACCAATGAAATATGCGCATCAAGCCAGTCCGATCCTGTTGATTTCCAGTTGATCTTTTGTTCGATGGGCGTAATCGCACCGGGCATGCGGGTCGGCAGTGCATCCGCTAGGGTGGAGGAACCGTTAATCGTTTTTGTCGCAATATTTAATTCTCGGACAGGATTTAATATTTGTCCATAACGATAGGATTCCGTGAGCCAAAAAGTAGAGGTGCCAATGAGCCAGATCAGTACTGCCTGCCCGACCCAAATGATTAGGGCGGGGGCGGGCGCAATGCGTAAGGGTAACAGAATAATCCCTAAAGACAATACCAATGAAATAAAGACTGCCAAAATTGGGAAGGGCATGGGCAGCCAGATAAGGGGTACGACGAAAGATGCCAGCAGAAGACCGGAAACAGCGGTAAGCAAGCCGGGCGGCGTGATTTTGATCCGAGACAGACGCATTAACGCGTACAGGATGAAAGGCCAGCATAGGAGCAGGACAATTCCGGTCATGAGTCGTGCCGGTATCAACACGATTTCGTACATGTCGTCTAAAGCATAAAAGACGGTGTCGCTATTCGCCGAGAACTTCAAGTAAAGCCGTACTCCCAAGAAAGCGGAGAAGGCAAGTAATAATAAGCTTGTTGTCAGGGCAAGAGATACGACTGTTTCTGCGCGCAGCAGATACGGACCGTGTACTTCTATGGGCGGCGTATTTAAAAAGGATTTTTCTTGAACATGAAGTTCAGCGTTGCACTGCCAACAATTTTCAAATTCGTCGCTGTTTTGAGCGCCACAGTGAGAGCAAACGGTTCCTGTGATCATGAGCTCTTCTTTTTCTTCTGTCGTAAGGTCAGCAGGGAAGAGCCCCCAGAGGGGAGTTGATCTATCCGTTTTATCTTGTTCCAGCACGGCTTCGAGCTTGGCAATAGCCTTTTGGGCGAGCGCATGATTCGGTTGAATTTCCAGGGCTCTTTTCCATGTTGCTAATGCTTGGTCTTTTTTATTATCTACATTGTAGACATGCGCTAATTGCTCGTAGAGACCCATTTCACTCGGCCATTCAGCAATAGTCCGTTCGAGGCTTTCTTCTGACTCCGGATAGCGCCCCAATCGATAGAGCGTTGCCGCCACATAGCGGCGCACATTTATTTTGGGTGTCCATTCCTTTTGCAGCATCTGAAGATGCTCCAAGGCAAGCAGATATTCATTGGCTGCGTATAGTTTTTTGGCAAGCCGCCAGCGACGCGGATAATCTTCAGGATGTTCCTGAACGTATGCCGATAAGTCCCAAAGTTCTGTCATGACAAAAAACCTTTATCCCTCTGTTCAGAGCGGAATTTTGACACGAAATTTAAATTATTTTTTTGTTTTGCGTGCAATTTTACGTTTTTTATTTCTGCTGCGGCGTTTAATGCGAAACCAAATTTCATTACCCAGCCAAGAGATGAAGCCTGCTAAGATCGCTGCTACAAAGATACCGCCCACGACGCGTGTCCAAGTTGACGCTGTATCGTAGGTGATTTTAAACATGAGCATAACGCAAGGATATGCGAGTACCACAGTAAGTACAAGATATATAATCCAACCTAATACATCCGGATTTTTCAAACTGGCCGGTATTTTCACTCCGATCCTCCTATACTGTCTTTGATTCCATTGCCGGCAAAAGTAACTGAATACACACGCCTTCACTTGATTCAAGCAAATTCAAGCTGCCGCCGTGTTCACGGGCGATTTTGGCGGAACAAGCGAGACCGAGACCGGTGCCCCGTGTACCTTTCGTTGTAAAAAACATGTCAAAGATATGATCGCGCAGTTCCACGGGGATACCCGATCCATTATCTTTGACGGTAATTTCAACATATTTTGAGGGGTGATTACCAATTGTTAACTCTATTCGGCCCGTCTGCTCAGGTACCGCATCCAAGGCATTACCGATGAGATTTATAATACAGCGCAATAAAGCATCCGGATCTGCTTTCACCGTCAATTCCGGATTGTCGTAGTTAAGCTTAAAATTGATCCCTTTGGGCCGGGCAAGATCCTGCATGGATTCGCAAGCGTCCATCACAACAGGCAGAACGGGGCATGCCTGTAAATAAGGGGTATTGGGTTTCGCAACGAGTAGGAGATCTTGCACAAAGTTTGTTATCCGTTTCACACTGCGGTTTAGGGTCGACCAAGTTCTTTTTACGAGACTCAAATCATTCGCTTCAAAGGCAAGGTCTATTAATTCGGCACTGCCGATCATTCCGCTGAGAATATTTTTAATATGGTGCGTCAAACCGGCGATGGCATGACCAATGGCGGCAAGTCGTTCTGTTTGGATTTCATGTTCGATTTTGCGCGCGCCCACCAAGGCGGCGGCTGCAAGGGAAGAGAACATTTCCATGACGTGCCGATCCAAGGGGCTGAAGGATTCTTCACCGACTTTATTCACCAATT
This window encodes:
- a CDS encoding GAF domain-containing sensor histidine kinase, with product MEPYTTIFSDESTPQWLLDATPEEMQRVFKALYRVHGLLGVLTDMDALLERISEEGCLLACAEGASVMLYDEAKEELYFKVVVGETDVKETLKREVRLKLGQGIAGTAALEGRTIHVEDVSKDHRFFHGADDASQFCTHDILALPMYERGKLVGVLELVNKVGEESFSPLDRHVMEMFSSLAAAALVGARKIEHEIQTERLAAIGHAIAGLTHHIKNILSGMIGSAELIDLAFEANDLSLVKRTWSTLNRSVKRITNFVQDLLLVAKPNTPYLQACPVLPVVMDACESMQDLARPKGINFKLNYDNPELTVKADPDALLRCIINLIGNALDAVPEQTGRIELTIGNHPSKYVEITVKDNGSGIPVELRDHIFDMFFTTKGTRGTGLGLACSAKIAREHGGSLNLLESSEGVCIQLLLPAMESKTV